The window AAGTGGTTTATAACGGGTTTGATCCGAAACTCTATCAAAGCAGTGAGCAACAGCGAATTCAAATGAGAAACCACTTGGGCTTAGAGGAACAATTCGTTGTCGGTCATTTTAGCCGCTTATCCCCTTGGAAAGGACAACATATCTTGATTGAAGCGCTTGCTGATTGTCCGGATCCTGTGACCGCTCTTTTAGTTGGCGATGCACTATTTGGTGAGCAAGACTACGTTCAGCAATTGCATGAGCAGGTTACTAAGTTGGGACTAGAGAAGCGCATTCAATTTCTCGGCTTTCGCTCTGATGTGATTCCACTCATGTCAGCCTGCAACCTCATTGCCCATACCTCAACCGCTCCGGAACCCTTTGGACGCGTTATTGTTGAAGGTATGCTGTGCGGGCAACCCGTAATTGCAGCAGCAGCCGGTGGCGCAACCGAATTAGTAGAACCAGAAAAAACCGGATGGTTATTTTCCCCTGGGAATTCTCAGCAACTTGCCCAATTGATTACAGCTTGTCAGCAAAACCGCCAACAAACTGCAATCATTGCTCAAAATGGCCAAACTCAAGCGAGCCAATTCTTTCAATTGGCAGCAATTAATCAGCAAATCTCCGAGCTGCTGTCTGAGGCACTAAGATGATACCGGTAAAGCTCAATTAAAAAGCCGTATTCTTGAATTTATTGATGATTGCCATGCCATGATGGCTCAAGCTTTTTGCTGGATTACCGAAGGTAAGGCTTTGAAGCAATAATCAACAGTAGGTTAACTTACGCTCAGGCTACTATAAGGGCAGGGATTTTATCCTTCTGTTAACACTCATCAATACAAAGTTCACGGCAGGAAATTGTATCTTCACGAATCGTTCCTTGATTAGGAGAATGAATTTCTAAAACTGCCTCTTCTGGGGCTTCAAATAAGAAACGTTGTGCCGGAAAAACAACTTTTTCCAAATACCAGTTCGGGATATTACTAATGCGAGCAATAATGACTTGATTACGGTTGTTAAAAAAGTGACACAGTAACATAGTTTTCTTGTTTTCTAAAGGTTGAGAGGCAATTGTAGTCATCACTAAAAACTCCTAATTTAAAAGATTAAGATTATATTAAAGTTACAAATGGGAGGGGGATGATTTTGATCCCCATACTCTTTAAGTTAACAGAAACAAATAAAACTTAAAATTTAACGATATACAACGTATTAAACCTTAATTAACTCTCGTCAAGCCTCTATCGAACAGAAGAGAAATCGCTTTTGCAGCGAAATTTCCCACGAGAACGATACAATAGAGAGCACTGTAACTAAAGAATTGTTACCAATCCCCTTCCCTTAGTTAGGATGTTTTTTTTGCCACGGAGGTTCCATGACAACTGCTGCACCCGCAAAAACCCAATACGAAGCGGTCATTGGTTTAGAGACTCATTGTCAACTCAACACTGCGACGAAAATTTTCAGCCCCATTTCGACAGAATTTGGTGCTCCTCCGAACACAAATGTTTCCCCAATTTGTTTGGGCTATCCGGGGGTGTTACCCGTATTAAACCAAAAAGTACTGGAATCAGCGGTAAAAACCGGGTTAGCTCTCAATTGCCAAATTGCACCCTATAGTAAGTTTGACCGCAAACATTATTTTTATGCAGACTTACCGAAAAATTACCAAATTTCTCAGTATGATCTCCCCATCGCGGAACACGGTTGGTTAGAGATTGAAATCGTGGAAAAACCGGGAAGTGAGCCCGTTCGGAAAAAAATTGGCATTACGCGCTTGCATATGGAAGAAGATGCCGGAAAACTGGTTCATGTCGGTAGCGAGCGTCTCTCGGGATCAACCCATTCCTTAGTTGATTTTAATCGAGCGGGGGTTCCTTTACTCGAAATTGTCTCTGAACCCGATATTCGTACTGGCAAAGAAGCAGCAGAATATGCTCAGGAGTTACGCCGGATTGTTCGTTATCTGGGAGTGAGTGATGGCAATATGCAGGAAGGGTCGCTGCGCTGTGATGTGAATGTTTCGGTGCGTCCTGTTGGTAGTGAAACGTTTGGCACGAAAGTTGAGATCAAAAATATGAACTCC of the Cyanobacteria bacterium GSL.Bin1 genome contains:
- a CDS encoding glycosyltransferase — encoded protein: VVYNGFDPKLYQSSEQQRIQMRNHLGLEEQFVVGHFSRLSPWKGQHILIEALADCPDPVTALLVGDALFGEQDYVQQLHEQVTKLGLEKRIQFLGFRSDVIPLMSACNLIAHTSTAPEPFGRVIVEGMLCGQPVIAAAAGGATELVEPEKTGWLFSPGNSQQLAQLITACQQNRQQTAIIAQNGQTQASQFFQLAAINQQISELLSEALR
- a CDS encoding DUF1830 domain-containing protein, whose amino-acid sequence is MTTIASQPLENKKTMLLCHFFNNRNQVIIARISNIPNWYLEKVVFPAQRFLFEAPEEAVLEIHSPNQGTIREDTISCRELCIDEC